A part of Deltaproteobacteria bacterium genomic DNA contains:
- a CDS encoding prepilin-type N-terminal cleavage/methylation domain-containing protein produces the protein MRLSTHHAADRRRSSGFSLVEVIVAMFVLTVGIAALIPALSFNIKANQRAKSYGIANFLAAKHIEKILSWSPYENQSGVYGIESDNAELFGSFPNQMTPGANNVFQLTSEVFHNGYSGSTGCNGIRFASSGGYFAVDEGELLTGAVNQDDCASGSYRGEDFKIVRVTVSWDDRFGGHSIERQAYVTKN, from the coding sequence TTGCGTCTTTCGACCCATCACGCCGCGGACCGTCGCCGGTCGAGCGGCTTTTCGCTCGTCGAAGTCATCGTGGCGATGTTCGTCCTCACGGTCGGCATCGCGGCGCTCATCCCGGCACTGAGCTTTAATATCAAGGCCAACCAGCGGGCGAAGTCGTACGGCATCGCCAACTTTCTGGCCGCGAAGCACATCGAAAAGATCCTGTCCTGGTCGCCTTATGAAAATCAAAGCGGCGTTTACGGGATCGAGTCGGACAACGCCGAGCTGTTCGGCAGTTTCCCGAATCAGATGACCCCCGGCGCGAACAACGTCTTCCAACTGACGTCCGAAGTCTTTCACAACGGCTACTCGGGCTCGACCGGCTGCAACGGCATCCGCTTCGCGTCGTCGGGCGGCTACTTCGCCGTGGATGAGGGCGAGTTGCTCACGGGGGCGGTGAATCAGGACGACTGTGCGTCGGGTTCTTACCGGGGCGAGGACTTCAAGATCGTGCGCGTCACGGTGAGCTGGGACGACCGTTTCGGCGGCCACAGCATCGAGCGTCAGGCGTACGTGACCAAGAACTGA
- a CDS encoding HAMP domain-containing protein, which translates to MTRVRARLRGLSALGLRFQVIGLMTALTVFLVLALGSVWLRLMERNFVRMKFETGSAIHASFQAMIALEWEGRTSLVIGDADRQRLTEIALNFANHNTLTEIFVVDADRRIAGHERFDLLGEPYHDEDFDKAFAGLTIVHTFLPSDAGGGIDPDDRVQITAPIFLGKHVAGAVRLGVPMGDAAAALAATRRVLILYTILTAILTTIVGTIALMRLIIRPVSELAAATARITEGDYGHKIPIRSENEIGVLARALANLHLTLRDRDRKVTEQRTHLRSAAERLERAEAEVLQQDRLAYLGRVTAGVAHEVGNPLGAINNYLGVLSGSPDLAGEDAEIVTRIQREVDRIDRIMRELLDFSRPRRAQLVPTDLAELARECVTILRDQRQVDRVALDVSEPPAPLPEVQVDRAQLKQVLLNGLINARDAIAARDESGSGRVEIAFEVAPFTDTLLLESRLPAAANGEDRAAFTDLARRGIAFSSPPPFARDESLVMAHLRDDGPGLGAEQAQRVFEPFFTTKEPGRGTGLGLAICQRIVENFGGVLRFESRDAARGAPTGTVFSVVLPLARRERARPANLKDDVLAILGEPEDEHTSESTGERP; encoded by the coding sequence ATGACGCGCGTGCGGGCGCGGTTGCGCGGACTGTCCGCGCTCGGACTGCGTTTCCAGGTCATCGGGCTCATGACCGCGCTCACCGTGTTCCTCGTGCTCGCGCTGGGGAGCGTGTGGCTGCGTCTCATGGAACGCAACTTCGTGCGCATGAAATTCGAGACGGGCTCGGCCATTCACGCGTCGTTTCAGGCGATGATCGCGCTCGAATGGGAAGGGCGCACGAGCCTCGTCATCGGTGACGCGGACCGGCAGCGGCTGACCGAGATCGCGCTCAACTTCGCGAACCACAACACGCTCACCGAGATCTTCGTGGTGGACGCCGACCGCCGCATCGCCGGGCATGAGCGGTTCGATCTGCTGGGCGAACCGTACCACGACGAGGACTTCGACAAGGCTTTCGCCGGACTCACGATCGTCCACACCTTTTTGCCGTCGGACGCGGGCGGCGGCATCGATCCGGACGACCGCGTGCAGATCACCGCGCCGATTTTTTTGGGCAAGCACGTCGCGGGCGCGGTGCGTCTGGGCGTGCCGATGGGCGACGCGGCGGCGGCGCTGGCCGCCACGCGGCGCGTGCTGATTTTGTACACGATCCTCACGGCGATCCTGACGACGATCGTCGGCACGATCGCGCTGATGCGCCTCATCATCCGGCCCGTCTCGGAGCTCGCGGCGGCCACGGCGCGCATCACCGAGGGCGACTACGGCCACAAGATTCCCATCCGCTCCGAAAACGAAATCGGCGTGCTCGCCCGCGCGCTGGCCAATCTGCACCTCACGCTGCGCGACCGCGACCGCAAGGTCACCGAGCAGCGCACGCACCTGCGCAGCGCGGCCGAGCGGCTGGAGCGCGCCGAGGCCGAGGTGCTGCAGCAGGATCGTCTCGCGTATCTGGGGCGCGTGACGGCGGGGGTCGCGCACGAGGTCGGCAATCCGCTGGGCGCGATCAACAACTACCTCGGCGTGCTGTCGGGTTCGCCCGATCTGGCGGGCGAGGACGCGGAGATCGTCACGCGAATCCAGCGCGAGGTGGACCGCATCGACCGCATCATGCGCGAGCTGCTCGATTTTTCGCGCCCGCGCCGCGCGCAGCTCGTCCCGACGGATCTGGCCGAACTCGCGCGCGAGTGCGTGACGATTCTGCGCGACCAGCGGCAGGTGGACCGCGTAGCGCTCGACGTGTCGGAGCCACCCGCGCCGCTGCCCGAGGTGCAGGTCGATCGCGCGCAGCTCAAGCAGGTGCTGCTGAATGGGCTCATCAACGCACGCGACGCGATCGCGGCACGCGACGAGAGCGGATCGGGGCGCGTCGAGATCGCGTTCGAGGTCGCGCCGTTCACCGACACACTGCTGCTCGAATCGCGGCTGCCCGCGGCCGCGAACGGAGAGGACCGCGCGGCGTTTACCGATCTCGCGCGGCGCGGCATCGCGTTTTCGAGCCCGCCGCCGTTTGCGCGCGATGAGTCGCTCGTGATGGCGCACCTGCGCGACGACGGCCCCGGCCTCGGCGCCGAGCAGGCGCAGCGCGTGTTCGAGCCGTTCTTTACGACCAAGGAGCCGGGGCGCGGCACCGGGCTCGGACTGGCCATCTGCCAGCGAATCGTCGAGAATTTCGGCGGTGTGCTGCGTTTCGAGAGCCGCGACGCGGCGCGCGGCGCGCCGACGGGCACGGTGTTTTCGGTCGTGCTGCCGCTCGCGCGGCGCGAACGGGCACGTCCGGCGAATCTGAAGGACGACGTGCTCGCGATTCTGGGCGAACCGGAAGACGAACACACATCGGAATCGACGGGCGAACGTCCGTAA
- a CDS encoding pilus assembly PilX N-terminal domain-containing protein — MAKRRDMRTSAKRTVRGFVHPRRASGYALVSAILVMFLITLLGILAMVGSTSEQKVVGNISEEMLMSTYGEQGLSRITSHLHYMNQGLFGAVQGADFGDTATRQVLNQVRALDLFGSGASPSQDQNFRIDAWLDPQNFQGPYDRGTSRPVAISVVVTNLLSGFTKAFRAKVQPTSIWDLAYFSKNHIPEARASWTAVENCAGDASSWYGCQAVFHEEDGIIGDIYLRNSKVKPDNARFFVRGAPTLQGQVSWKNIEAFDYGDGGASLNQTAGGNTSTAALRAAWGFRSYAKDIDMFPIEMITNGGDAQGFRGRADIVLKKRTNRVWKIVFRNDLDVDQDGDYEQDSGVWSRYDNKIGANDGQRDSNDPGVFLLYSIPYTTDQDVRAAHWGDSMYRRHQAMTDADVGGEIWSSGAAWSGTDVTGPGKCYGVRHNGEALFDMKPAFDPEDIHYENSSVGFDFLFTPSAGVSRSTFPDALGGCSGNSTGIIYVEGDVLVSGIVDGNVTIVAAGNIILDHEVQYEEHPKTQISTNPNAPIDMLGLFATGNIIIPNSYPNTLPDPSVYLLPDKEPLRYIYSDDWSDADTSVGITLSGRGNFDHPYPGVADDGNEEIHAVMVSFGRQTCTFSGVTATCAEPTEAQLRNFRTGIYAQARTSDKFWYSNQFYDYAGAGFNSTGNDSGSLTIWGSMIQEWPGRVGYDHPTSSCTDGVGTNCRHMGHDMVLYHDARLKWQLPANPWHMTDNPNGSIPFGNASWDVVEWENIDPSEASVEVW, encoded by the coding sequence ATGGCGAAACGGCGCGATATGCGAACTTCGGCGAAGCGGACGGTGCGCGGGTTCGTGCATCCGCGGCGTGCGTCGGGGTACGCGCTGGTCTCGGCGATCCTCGTCATGTTTCTGATCACGCTTCTGGGCATTCTTGCGATGGTGGGGAGCACGAGCGAGCAAAAAGTGGTCGGCAACATCTCCGAGGAGATGCTCATGTCCACTTATGGCGAGCAGGGGCTCTCGCGCATCACCTCGCACCTTCATTACATGAACCAGGGTTTGTTCGGCGCGGTGCAGGGCGCGGATTTCGGCGACACCGCGACCCGTCAGGTTCTCAACCAGGTTCGCGCCCTCGACCTGTTCGGCTCCGGCGCGTCGCCTTCCCAGGATCAGAACTTCCGTATCGACGCATGGCTCGATCCGCAAAATTTCCAGGGCCCCTACGATCGAGGCACGTCGCGGCCCGTGGCCATCTCGGTCGTCGTGACGAACCTTCTGTCGGGCTTCACCAAGGCGTTTCGCGCGAAGGTGCAGCCGACCAGCATCTGGGATTTGGCGTACTTCTCGAAAAATCACATCCCCGAGGCCCGCGCGAGCTGGACCGCCGTGGAAAACTGCGCCGGGGATGCCTCGTCGTGGTACGGGTGCCAAGCGGTCTTTCACGAGGAAGACGGGATCATCGGCGACATCTATCTGCGCAACTCGAAGGTCAAGCCGGACAACGCGCGCTTTTTCGTGCGCGGCGCGCCCACGCTGCAGGGGCAGGTGAGCTGGAAGAACATCGAAGCGTTCGATTACGGCGACGGCGGCGCCTCGCTCAATCAGACCGCCGGCGGCAACACGTCCACGGCGGCGCTGCGAGCGGCGTGGGGCTTCCGCAGCTACGCCAAGGACATCGACATGTTCCCCATCGAGATGATAACGAACGGCGGCGACGCGCAGGGCTTTCGCGGTCGCGCCGATATCGTGCTGAAAAAGCGCACCAACCGCGTCTGGAAGATTGTCTTTCGTAACGACCTCGATGTGGATCAGGACGGCGATTACGAGCAGGATTCGGGCGTGTGGTCGCGTTACGACAACAAGATCGGTGCGAACGACGGTCAGCGCGACTCCAACGACCCCGGCGTCTTCCTGCTGTACAGCATCCCCTACACCACCGATCAGGATGTCCGCGCGGCGCACTGGGGCGATTCGATGTACCGCCGGCATCAGGCGATGACCGACGCGGACGTCGGCGGCGAGATCTGGTCGAGCGGCGCGGCGTGGAGTGGGACCGACGTCACGGGCCCCGGCAAGTGCTACGGCGTGCGTCACAACGGCGAAGCGCTTTTCGATATGAAGCCCGCGTTCGACCCCGAGGACATTCACTACGAAAACTCGTCCGTGGGATTCGACTTTCTCTTCACGCCGAGCGCGGGCGTTTCGCGTTCGACCTTCCCCGATGCGCTCGGTGGCTGCTCCGGGAACTCGACGGGCATCATCTACGTCGAGGGCGACGTGCTCGTCTCCGGCATCGTGGACGGCAACGTCACGATCGTGGCGGCGGGCAACATCATCCTCGACCACGAGGTGCAGTACGAGGAGCACCCGAAGACACAGATCTCGACCAACCCCAACGCGCCGATCGACATGCTGGGCCTTTTCGCCACCGGCAACATCATCATCCCGAACAGCTACCCCAACACGCTGCCGGACCCGTCGGTCTATCTGCTGCCCGACAAGGAGCCGCTGCGTTACATCTACTCCGACGACTGGAGCGACGCCGACACCTCGGTCGGCATCACGCTCTCCGGCCGCGGCAACTTCGATCACCCGTATCCGGGTGTCGCCGACGACGGAAACGAGGAGATCCACGCGGTGATGGTGAGTTTCGGGCGGCAGACGTGCACGTTCAGCGGCGTGACCGCCACGTGCGCCGAGCCGACGGAAGCCCAGCTTCGCAACTTCCGCACCGGCATTTACGCCCAGGCCCGCACCTCGGACAAGTTCTGGTATTCGAACCAGTTCTACGATTACGCGGGCGCGGGATTCAACTCGACCGGCAACGACTCGGGCTCGTTGACGATCTGGGGATCGATGATTCAGGAATGGCCGGGCCGAGTCGGGTACGACCACCCGACATCGAGCTGCACCGACGGCGTCGGCACCAACTGCCGCCACATGGGTCACGACATGGTGCTGTATCACGACGCCCGGCTGAAGTGGCAGCTCCCCGCCAACCCGTGGCACATGACGGATAACCCCAACGGCTCCATCCCCTTCGGCAATGCGTCGTGGGATGTCGTGGAATGGGAAAACATCGACCCGAGCGAAGCCTCCGTGGAGGTCTGGTGA
- a CDS encoding prepilin-type N-terminal cleavage/methylation domain-containing protein codes for MMSDDERSEQVPGSAATAGKSGDERGGIMRGFSLIELLVVIAIISILVGIGFLSMLHYGMVIRVNASARDLGGHMRVARAEAISSGTRYLFRFSPSQAYLYGPSNVGGNGFAGSVKSNLLQEGIVFGVLSASPAVPGHHFPPCGINIHGGGAADCATRDVLVNRDGTFNVDGVVYMIPGIDQAGTGVRDDRQRAVDWSASSGRVRVWRYFASMHDWR; via the coding sequence ATGATGTCTGACGACGAACGGAGCGAGCAGGTTCCCGGCAGCGCGGCGACCGCCGGAAAAAGCGGCGACGAGCGCGGCGGGATCATGCGCGGATTCAGCCTCATCGAGCTGCTCGTGGTCATCGCGATCATCTCGATACTCGTGGGCATCGGATTCCTCTCGATGCTGCACTACGGAATGGTCATCCGGGTCAATGCCTCGGCGCGGGACCTGGGCGGCCACATGCGGGTCGCGCGCGCGGAGGCGATCTCCAGCGGCACGCGCTATCTGTTCCGCTTCTCGCCGAGCCAGGCCTACCTCTACGGTCCCTCCAACGTCGGAGGCAACGGCTTCGCGGGATCGGTGAAGTCGAACCTGCTCCAGGAAGGCATCGTGTTCGGCGTGCTGTCGGCCTCGCCGGCGGTGCCCGGCCACCACTTTCCGCCGTGCGGAATCAACATTCACGGCGGCGGCGCGGCGGACTGCGCCACGCGAGACGTGCTGGTCAACCGCGACGGGACCTTCAACGTCGACGGCGTCGTGTACATGATTCCCGGTATCGACCAGGCCGGCACGGGCGTCCGCGACGATCGCCAACGCGCGGTGGACTGGTCGGCGTCGTCCGGCCGCGTGCGCGTCTGGCGTTACTTCGCGTCAATGCACGACTGGCGATAA
- a CDS encoding sigma-54-dependent Fis family transcriptional regulator: MTNKNGRILVVDDEEPMRHSLETLLRRQGYETVSATDGQAGLDTLESAGPFDAVLCDLRMPNVDGMEFVRRAVESGHVMPIVVMSAYGSIDNAVEAMRMGAYSFVSKPFKPGEIAVVLGKALAHEALVDENRRLREEQQRQNTFEEMVGRDDRMREVFDAVQKIAPYKTSVLITGESGTGKELVARSIHRRSARAGAFVAVNCGAIPENLLESELFGHVKGAFTDARFDKAGLFVEADGGTMFLDEIGEMPKHLQVKLLRALQEEEIRPVGGGVSRLVDVRIVAATQLPPADLVRDTRLREDLYYRLAVFPIHIPPLRDRPGDIPLLVEHFVKVHRARMGIRVQGVRQKALSALMEYNWPGNVRELENVIERAMVLAGSGYVETEHLSDVIRLRRIVSDAGVPEQMPLAGGELSIKQNSRYLEEVVIRKALAKTRGNRTTAARMLEISHRTLLYKIQEYQIDDL; encoded by the coding sequence ATGACCAACAAGAACGGCCGGATTCTGGTGGTGGACGACGAGGAGCCGATGCGGCACAGCCTCGAAACGCTCCTGCGCCGACAGGGCTACGAAACGGTCTCGGCGACGGACGGGCAGGCGGGACTCGACACGCTCGAATCGGCGGGGCCCTTCGACGCGGTGCTGTGCGATTTGCGCATGCCGAACGTGGACGGCATGGAGTTCGTGCGCCGCGCGGTGGAATCCGGCCACGTCATGCCGATCGTCGTGATGAGCGCGTACGGCTCGATCGACAACGCGGTCGAGGCGATGCGCATGGGCGCGTACAGCTTCGTGTCCAAGCCATTCAAGCCGGGCGAGATCGCCGTGGTGCTCGGCAAGGCGCTCGCGCACGAGGCGCTGGTGGATGAAAACCGCCGCCTGCGCGAGGAGCAGCAACGGCAGAACACCTTCGAGGAGATGGTGGGGCGCGACGACCGGATGCGCGAGGTCTTCGACGCCGTCCAGAAGATCGCGCCGTACAAAACGAGCGTGCTCATCACCGGCGAATCGGGCACGGGCAAGGAACTCGTTGCGCGCTCGATCCACCGGCGGTCGGCGCGCGCGGGGGCGTTTGTCGCGGTGAACTGCGGGGCGATCCCCGAGAACCTGTTGGAATCGGAGCTGTTCGGCCACGTCAAGGGCGCGTTTACCGACGCGCGCTTCGACAAGGCGGGGCTGTTCGTCGAGGCCGACGGCGGCACGATGTTTCTCGACGAGATCGGCGAGATGCCCAAGCACCTGCAGGTGAAGCTGCTGCGCGCGCTGCAGGAGGAGGAAATCCGCCCGGTGGGTGGCGGGGTGTCGCGACTCGTGGACGTGCGCATCGTGGCGGCGACGCAGCTCCCTCCCGCGGACCTGGTGCGCGACACGCGGCTGCGCGAGGACCTTTATTACCGGCTCGCCGTGTTCCCGATCCACATTCCGCCGCTGCGCGACCGGCCGGGCGACATCCCGCTGCTCGTGGAGCACTTCGTGAAGGTGCATCGCGCCCGGATGGGGATCCGCGTGCAGGGCGTGCGCCAGAAGGCGTTGTCGGCGCTGATGGAATACAACTGGCCCGGCAACGTGCGGGAACTGGAGAACGTCATCGAGCGCGCGATGGTGCTCGCGGGTTCGGGGTACGTGGAGACCGAGCACCTGAGCGACGTGATCCGTCTGCGGCGCATCGTGAGCGACGCGGGGGTACCGGAACAGATGCCGCTCGCGGGCGGGGAGTTGTCGATCAAACAGAACTCGCGCTACCTGGAAGAGGTGGTCATCCGCAAGGCGCTGGCCAAAACGCGCGGCAACCGCACGACCGCGGCGAGGATGCTCGAGATCTCGCACCGGACGCTGCTGTACAAGATCCAAGAGTACCAGATCGACGACCTGTGA